A portion of the Sulfuricurvum kujiense DSM 16994 genome contains these proteins:
- a CDS encoding PAS domain-containing protein — MQKPTPVDEEYLFDGRAIVSETDLKGVITFANRKFCEISGYTVNELIGEPHNIIRHPDMPKAAFAQMWQTIQSGALWHGLVKNLRKDGRYYWVDTEVTPIYDENGKVKGYMAARKPASRKNIEETAALYQKMIEQEQ, encoded by the coding sequence ATGCAAAAACCTACTCCAGTGGATGAAGAGTACTTATTCGATGGACGCGCAATTGTCAGTGAAACGGATCTTAAAGGGGTCATAACATTTGCCAATCGAAAATTCTGTGAAATTTCAGGCTATACCGTCAATGAACTGATAGGTGAACCTCACAATATCATACGCCACCCCGACATGCCCAAAGCAGCATTCGCTCAAATGTGGCAAACGATTCAATCGGGAGCTCTATGGCACGGTTTGGTCAAAAATCTCCGCAAAGACGGGCGATACTATTGGGTAGATACTGAAGTGACTCCCATTTACGATGAAAACGGAAAAGTTAAAGGATATATGGCGGCACGCAAACCGGCGTCACGCAAAAATATTGAAGAGACCGCGGCACTCTACCAAAAAATGATTGAGCAAGAGCAATAA
- the uvrC gene encoding excinuclease ABC subunit UvrC, whose protein sequence is MIEQIRGLPHQAGIYQYLDEKGRILYIGKAKNLSKRVKSYFNLTPSLSPKATLSLRIQKMLSETVGLHYIIVENEHDALILENSLIKQLKPKYNILLRDDKTYPYLYVDMDETYPRFELTRKIIKGKSIRYFGPFSVGARDILDSLYELLKLVQKKSCLKGKKGCLFYQMEQCLAPCEFPIPHETYLPMVTQGIEWIQNKRKLIKQLEAKMEFYAESLRFEEALVLRDRIDRITKSELTSQIDLASTENYDVFAIALNEVRACILRLFIREGKVASSTHDFIPITPYFSIDEAYERTLIGFYGNEKPPIIAPILTAHPFESNDWVQEHLTELFGKKAKIETPQRGAKKELIDLALTNAKELLRTPQPTNEHLLHSIQELLALDSLPRRIEVFDNSHHGGSATVGAMIVYENGRFDKKAYRTYHLHERDEYGQMREMLTRRIEAFEKNPPPDLWVLDGGATLRSLATDLLGSHGIHLDVIAISKEKIDAKAHRAKGSARDILHFAEEPLRLESSDKRLQFIQMLRDEAHRSAITFHKKTKLKIDQTSKLLAIHGISTPKIHRLLDYFGTFDAIAKSDFKTLSELIGAKDAENIQKYYRGNISK, encoded by the coding sequence ATGATAGAGCAAATTCGGGGTCTCCCGCATCAAGCGGGGATCTATCAATATTTGGATGAGAAAGGGAGGATTCTCTATATCGGAAAAGCCAAAAACCTCTCCAAGCGGGTCAAAAGTTATTTCAATCTTACCCCTTCACTCAGCCCGAAAGCGACCCTCTCTTTACGCATTCAAAAAATGCTCTCCGAGACAGTAGGGCTGCACTATATTATTGTCGAAAACGAGCACGATGCCCTCATATTAGAAAATTCTCTTATTAAACAGCTCAAACCCAAATACAATATTTTGCTGCGCGATGATAAAACCTACCCTTATCTCTACGTCGATATGGATGAGACATATCCCCGTTTCGAACTCACCCGCAAAATAATCAAAGGGAAATCGATCCGCTATTTCGGCCCTTTTTCGGTGGGGGCGCGTGATATTCTCGACTCGCTTTACGAACTGCTCAAACTGGTTCAGAAAAAAAGTTGCCTAAAAGGGAAAAAAGGGTGCCTTTTTTACCAAATGGAACAATGTCTTGCCCCATGCGAGTTTCCAATCCCTCATGAAACCTATCTGCCAATGGTGACTCAGGGGATCGAATGGATCCAAAATAAACGTAAACTGATTAAGCAGCTCGAAGCAAAAATGGAATTTTATGCCGAATCGCTCCGCTTTGAAGAAGCACTCGTCTTACGGGACCGGATTGATCGAATTACCAAAAGCGAACTAACGTCTCAAATCGATCTGGCATCCACAGAAAATTACGATGTATTCGCCATTGCGCTGAACGAAGTACGTGCCTGCATACTCCGCCTTTTTATCCGTGAGGGCAAAGTAGCGTCTTCAACCCACGACTTTATCCCGATCACCCCTTATTTCTCGATTGATGAAGCATATGAGCGAACCTTGATCGGATTTTACGGAAATGAAAAACCTCCGATCATTGCCCCCATATTGACAGCACACCCGTTTGAATCGAACGATTGGGTGCAGGAACATCTCACAGAACTTTTCGGCAAGAAAGCCAAAATTGAAACGCCTCAGCGCGGAGCCAAAAAAGAGCTGATCGATTTAGCCCTCACCAATGCCAAAGAACTGCTGCGTACACCGCAGCCTACGAATGAACATCTCCTTCACTCTATCCAAGAGCTGCTAGCCCTTGACTCTCTCCCGAGACGGATTGAGGTGTTTGACAATTCCCACCACGGCGGTTCAGCCACCGTAGGCGCTATGATCGTCTATGAGAACGGCCGTTTTGACAAAAAAGCTTACCGTACCTATCATCTTCATGAGCGAGATGAATACGGGCAAATGAGAGAGATGCTCACACGCCGCATCGAAGCCTTTGAGAAAAATCCGCCGCCCGATTTGTGGGTGCTGGACGGAGGAGCGACATTGAGATCCCTCGCGACCGATCTGCTCGGTTCGCACGGTATCCATCTCGACGTTATCGCCATCAGTAAAGAAAAAATCGATGCCAAAGCTCATCGGGCCAAAGGTTCCGCCCGCGATATACTCCATTTTGCAGAAGAGCCTTTGCGTCTCGAAAGCTCGGACAAACGTCTTCAATTTATCCAAATGCTCCGTGACGAAGCCCACCGAAGTGCCATTACCTTTCACAAAAAAACAAAGCTCAAAATCGATCAAACCTCAAAACTTTTAGCGATTCACGGTATCAGCACACCGAAAATTCATCGGCTTCTTGATTATTTCGGAACATTTGACGCCATTGCAAAAAGTGATTTTAAAACCCTTTCCGAGCTTATCGGCGCAAAAGATGCCGAAAATATCCAAAAATATTACAGAGGTAACATATCTAAGTAA